Proteins co-encoded in one Acidovorax sp. 69 genomic window:
- the dapE gene encoding succinyl-diaminopimelate desuccinylase has product MSRTLHLAEQLISLPSITPEDAGCLDLLASRLAPLGFVCERLDSGPADFRVSNLWAKRPVAQASHAQAAIKTVVFAGHTDVVPTGPLAQWSSDPFVPTHRDGKLYGRGASDMKTSIAAFVVAVEEFLAATPEPLVQLAFLLTSDEEGPSVDGTKVVIEQLKARGEQLDYCIVGEPTSVEKTGDMIKNGRRGTLSGKLTVRGIQGHIAYPQLARNPIHQALPALAELATTLWDNGNAFFPPTSWQISNVHGGTGATNVIPGEVVIDFNFRFSTESTAEGLQQRVHALLDRHGLEYDLRWTLGGQPFLTTPGELVSAVQQAINAETGLTTELSTTGGTSDGRFIAQVCPQVIELGPPNASIHKIDEHVVVADIEPLKNIYRRTLENLQMQAVASGKVSA; this is encoded by the coding sequence ATGTCCCGCACCCTGCACCTGGCCGAACAGCTCATCTCCCTTCCCTCCATCACGCCCGAGGATGCGGGCTGCCTCGATCTGCTGGCCAGTCGACTGGCACCCTTGGGTTTTGTGTGCGAGCGACTGGACAGCGGCCCCGCGGACTTCCGCGTCAGCAATTTGTGGGCAAAACGGCCTGTAGCGCAGGCATCACATGCACAAGCAGCTATCAAAACAGTAGTGTTTGCTGGCCATACCGATGTGGTGCCTACCGGACCGTTGGCGCAATGGAGCAGCGATCCGTTCGTGCCCACCCACAGGGACGGCAAGCTCTACGGCCGTGGCGCAAGCGACATGAAGACCTCGATTGCCGCCTTTGTGGTGGCAGTAGAAGAATTTCTTGCGGCCACGCCCGAGCCGCTGGTTCAGTTGGCTTTTCTTTTGACCAGTGATGAAGAAGGCCCTTCGGTGGATGGCACCAAGGTCGTGATCGAGCAGCTCAAAGCGCGTGGCGAGCAACTCGACTACTGCATCGTGGGCGAGCCCACTTCTGTCGAAAAAACGGGCGACATGATCAAGAACGGCCGGCGCGGCACGCTCAGCGGCAAGCTCACCGTGCGCGGCATCCAGGGCCACATCGCCTACCCGCAGCTGGCACGCAACCCCATTCACCAGGCCCTGCCGGCGCTGGCTGAGCTGGCGACCACGCTGTGGGACAACGGCAATGCCTTCTTCCCGCCCACCAGCTGGCAAATCAGCAACGTGCACGGAGGCACCGGCGCCACCAATGTGATCCCTGGCGAGGTGGTGATTGACTTCAACTTCCGCTTCTCCACGGAATCAACCGCCGAAGGACTGCAGCAGCGTGTTCACGCGCTACTGGACCGTCACGGTCTGGAGTACGACCTGCGCTGGACGCTGGGGGGGCAACCCTTCCTGACCACCCCTGGCGAGCTGGTCAGCGCGGTACAGCAGGCCATCAACGCCGAAACCGGGCTGACCACCGAACTCTCCACCACTGGCGGAACCAGCGATGGCCGCTTCATCGCCCAGGTGTGCCCGCAGGTGATCGAACTGGGCCCCCCCAATGCCAGCATCCACAAGATCGACGAGCATGTGGTGGTGGCGGACATCGAGCCACTCAAAAACATTTACCGCCGCACGCTGGAAAATCTGCAGATGCA
- a CDS encoding PilT/PilU family type 4a pilus ATPase: MSTMERILRLMAEKKASDVYLSANAPALIKINGECVPINNQILPPDAPRNLLSEVVPPDRIEELEETGELNMGVPLSGVGRFRVSAMRQRGSYAVVIRFISQQIPEFNSLGLPPVLRDLIMEKRGLILVVGATGSGKSTTLASMIDTRNEALTGHILTIEDPVEYQFKNKKSIVNQREIGSDTQSLQTALKNALRQAPDVILIGEIRDRETMSAAIAYAQSGHLCLATLHGNNSYHALNRVLSFYPVEVRPTMLGDLASALKAVVSQRLVRKSDGGRVPAVEVMLNSKLVSELVEKGDFGGVKEAMEKSMAEGSQTFEEALAHLIMESKIDRKEGLAYADSPTNLMWRLQNDFSLAANAAKAQKEARDAPDDQPSFTEIVLDVKPAA, from the coding sequence ATGAGTACGATGGAACGAATTCTTCGCCTGATGGCGGAGAAAAAGGCCTCCGACGTCTATCTGTCGGCCAACGCCCCGGCGCTGATCAAGATCAACGGCGAATGCGTGCCGATCAACAACCAGATCCTGCCGCCCGACGCTCCCCGCAATCTGTTGTCCGAAGTGGTGCCCCCAGACCGCATCGAAGAGCTGGAAGAAACCGGCGAACTCAACATGGGTGTGCCACTGAGCGGCGTAGGCCGCTTCCGTGTCAGCGCCATGCGCCAACGTGGCAGCTATGCGGTGGTGATCCGCTTTATCTCGCAGCAGATTCCGGAGTTCAACTCCCTGGGTTTGCCACCGGTACTGCGCGACCTGATCATGGAAAAGCGTGGGCTCATCCTGGTGGTTGGTGCCACGGGCTCAGGCAAAAGCACCACGCTGGCATCGATGATCGATACCCGCAATGAAGCCCTCACGGGCCACATTCTCACCATTGAAGACCCGGTTGAGTACCAGTTCAAGAACAAGAAATCCATCGTCAACCAGCGCGAGATCGGCAGCGATACACAGTCGCTGCAAACGGCCCTGAAGAACGCGCTGCGCCAGGCCCCTGACGTGATTCTGATCGGCGAAATCCGCGACCGCGAGACCATGTCTGCCGCTATTGCGTATGCCCAGTCGGGCCACCTGTGCCTGGCCACGCTGCACGGCAACAATAGCTACCACGCGCTCAACCGCGTTCTGTCGTTCTACCCCGTCGAAGTGCGCCCCACCATGCTGGGTGACCTGGCCTCCGCACTCAAGGCCGTTGTATCGCAACGGCTGGTTCGCAAATCCGATGGTGGTCGCGTGCCAGCGGTCGAAGTCATGCTCAACTCCAAGCTGGTGTCCGAGCTGGTCGAAAAAGGCGACTTCGGTGGCGTGAAAGAAGCCATGGAAAAATCCATGGCCGAAGGCTCTCAGACCTTCGAAGAGGCGCTGGCCCACCTGATCATGGAATCCAAGATCGACCGCAAGGAAGGCCTGGCCTACGCCGATTCGCCCACCAACCTCATGTGGCGTCTGCAAAACGACTTCTCCCTGGCAGCCAATGCGGCCAAGGCGCAGAAGGAAGCCCGTGATGCGCCCGACGATCAGCCTTCGTTCACCGAGATCGTGCTCGACGTCAAGCCCGCCGCTTGA
- the dapD gene encoding 2,3,4,5-tetrahydropyridine-2,6-dicarboxylate N-succinyltransferase produces the protein MTQQLQTLIDNAWDNRTSLSPAAAPKEIQDAVEHVIAELNNGKLRVATREGVGQWTVHQWIKKAVLLSFRLKDNEVVKAGDLGFYDKVQTKFAHLSEEEMKATGVRVVPPAVARRGSFIAKGAILMPSYVNIGAYVGEGTMVDTWATVGSCAQIGANVHLSGGVGIGGVLEPLQAGPTIIEDNCFIGARSEVVEGVVVEENSVLGMGVYLGQSTPIFNRATGEISYGRVPSGSVVVSGNLPKTAANGAPYSMYAAIIVKQVDAQTRSKTSINDLLRD, from the coding sequence ATGACCCAACAACTGCAAACCCTCATCGACAACGCCTGGGACAACCGCACCAGCCTCTCGCCCGCAGCCGCCCCCAAGGAAATACAGGACGCTGTCGAGCACGTGATCGCCGAGTTGAACAACGGCAAGCTGCGCGTTGCCACCCGCGAAGGTGTGGGTCAGTGGACGGTGCACCAGTGGATCAAGAAGGCCGTGCTGCTGTCGTTCCGCCTGAAGGACAATGAAGTCGTCAAGGCTGGCGACCTGGGCTTCTACGACAAGGTGCAGACCAAGTTTGCGCACCTGTCCGAAGAAGAAATGAAGGCCACCGGCGTTCGCGTCGTGCCTCCTGCCGTGGCCCGCCGTGGCAGCTTCATCGCCAAGGGCGCGATTCTGATGCCGTCTTACGTGAACATCGGCGCCTATGTGGGCGAGGGCACCATGGTCGATACCTGGGCCACCGTGGGCTCCTGCGCCCAGATCGGCGCCAACGTCCACCTGTCGGGTGGCGTGGGCATCGGCGGCGTGCTGGAACCGCTGCAGGCAGGCCCCACCATCATTGAAGACAACTGCTTCATCGGCGCCCGCTCCGAAGTGGTCGAAGGCGTGGTCGTCGAAGAAAACTCGGTGCTTGGCATGGGCGTGTACCTGGGCCAGAGCACCCCGATCTTCAACCGCGCCACAGGTGAAATCAGCTACGGCCGCGTGCCTTCGGGTTCGGTGGTGGTCAGCGGCAACCTGCCCAAGACCGCGGCCAATGGCGCGCCTTACAGCATGTATGCCGCCATCATCGTCAAGCAGGTAGATGCACAGACGCGCTCCAAGACCAGCATCAACGATCTGCTGCGCGACTGA
- the dapC gene encoding succinyldiaminopimelate transaminase, whose protein sequence is MNPLLSHLQPYPFERLRQLFAGVTPPAAYSPISLGMGEPRHPTPPFIKDALCNNLGGLSSYPATAGEPKLREAFTLWLQQRYALALDPGTQVLPVNGSREALFSFAQTVIDPSRGQALVVCPNPFYQIYEGAALLAGAQPYYAPSDPARNFAVNWDTVPDSVWERTQLLFVCSPGNPTGAVMPMSEWQKLFALSDRFGFVIASDECYSEIYFRDEPPLGGLQAAAQLGRSDYKNLMAFTSLSKRSNVPGMRSGFVAGDAALIKAFLLYRTYHGSAMSPVIQAASIAAWGDEQHVVENRARYRKKFAQVTPLLAGVMEVSLPDAGFYLWAKVPEALGMDDAEFARALLAQYNVTVLPGSYLAREAQGSNPGAQRVRMALVAETEECVEAALRIVQFIQSRTA, encoded by the coding sequence ATGAACCCCCTGCTTTCCCACCTCCAGCCCTACCCGTTCGAGCGGCTGCGACAGCTCTTTGCGGGGGTGACACCCCCTGCGGCCTACAGCCCCATCAGCCTGGGCATGGGCGAACCGCGCCATCCTACGCCCCCATTCATCAAAGATGCACTTTGTAACAATCTTGGCGGCTTGTCCAGTTACCCCGCCACGGCGGGCGAACCCAAGCTGCGCGAAGCGTTCACCCTCTGGCTGCAACAGCGCTACGCATTGGCGCTAGACCCAGGCACCCAGGTACTGCCAGTGAACGGCTCGCGCGAAGCGCTGTTCTCGTTTGCCCAGACGGTCATCGACCCATCCCGGGGACAAGCGCTGGTGGTGTGCCCCAACCCGTTCTATCAAATCTATGAAGGCGCCGCGCTGCTGGCGGGTGCCCAGCCCTACTACGCCCCCAGTGATCCTGCCCGGAACTTCGCGGTGAACTGGGACACGGTGCCAGACAGTGTGTGGGAGCGCACGCAACTGCTGTTTGTGTGCTCCCCTGGAAACCCCACCGGCGCTGTCATGCCGATGAGCGAATGGCAGAAGCTTTTTGCGCTGAGCGACCGCTTTGGTTTTGTGATCGCCTCGGACGAGTGCTACAGCGAGATCTACTTCCGCGACGAGCCCCCGCTGGGCGGCCTGCAGGCTGCGGCCCAGCTGGGCCGCAGCGACTACAAGAACCTGATGGCCTTTACCAGCCTGTCAAAGCGCAGCAATGTGCCCGGCATGCGCAGCGGCTTTGTGGCCGGCGATGCGGCGCTGATCAAGGCATTTTTGCTGTACCGAACCTACCACGGCAGCGCCATGAGCCCCGTCATCCAGGCCGCCAGCATTGCCGCCTGGGGCGACGAACAGCATGTGGTGGAAAACCGCGCACGCTACCGCAAGAAGTTCGCCCAGGTCACGCCGCTGCTGGCAGGTGTCATGGAAGTCTCCTTGCCGGATGCTGGTTTTTACCTGTGGGCCAAGGTCCCCGAAGCGCTGGGCATGGATGATGCCGAGTTCGCGCGGGCGCTCCTGGCTCAATACAATGTCACCGTGCTCCCCGGCAGCTACCTGGCCCGCGAGGCCCAGGGCAGCAACCCCGGCGCCCAGCGCGTGCGCATGGCCCTGGTGGCCGAAACCGAAGAATGCGTGGAAGCCGCACTGCGCATCGTGCAATTCATCCAATCCCGTACTGCCTGA
- a CDS encoding methyl-accepting chemotaxis protein, translated as MGLSTQRKSADIASAMLKKRQGRQKMPGFLPLRPGLWWMRRWHLPGKLLTLGLLMAAVLLAAVAGAPGWVVVMGVLVLLYALLALYLSLSSDLAGLAHAMKQTTNGDLSAHVTTHGQDEIGAMAQSLDRMVLTLSSMVADIRSNAALVAHAGQSLAQGNRSLAERTEQQAANLEQTAASVEQLSSAVQNNAQTARSADARAAEVRKAADAGAEAMTRAVQSVEAIQQGARRMTEIIGVIDSIAFQTNILALNAAVEAARAGEQGRGFAVVAGEVRTLAKRSGDAAREIRELIGASVNQVEASAGLIRSAGEGIANMAGGIRSVAASMTEISGSSAEQSTGLSEVSSAVQQLDQITQHNAQMVGHAVHQAEALEHRASTLSQAVSAFRLQQGTADEAVTMVQKAVALHKTTSKEQFLRSVTDKSQPYYDRDMYVFVLDTSGTYRAFGGNQAKVGTRVQDIPGIAGDRLVSDIVTQADHAPGWVEYDINNPSTGAVQTKMSYVSRVGDLYVGCGVYKSLAAR; from the coding sequence ATGGGCCTGTCAACCCAGCGTAAGAGCGCAGACATAGCATCCGCGATGCTGAAAAAAAGACAAGGGAGACAAAAGATGCCAGGATTTTTACCACTGCGCCCAGGACTCTGGTGGATGCGCAGATGGCACCTGCCGGGTAAATTGCTCACGCTGGGCCTGCTGATGGCGGCTGTGTTGTTGGCGGCTGTTGCGGGAGCGCCCGGGTGGGTTGTGGTGATGGGTGTTCTGGTCCTGCTGTATGCGCTGTTGGCGTTGTACCTCAGCCTATCGTCCGATCTCGCCGGCCTGGCGCACGCCATGAAGCAGACCACCAATGGTGATCTGAGCGCGCATGTGACCACCCATGGCCAAGATGAGATTGGTGCGATGGCGCAGTCATTGGACCGGATGGTGCTCACTTTGTCGTCGATGGTTGCCGACATTCGCAGCAATGCCGCCCTGGTGGCACACGCAGGGCAGAGCCTGGCGCAGGGCAACCGCTCGCTGGCAGAACGTACAGAACAGCAAGCCGCCAACCTGGAGCAGACGGCCGCCAGTGTGGAACAGTTGTCGTCTGCTGTCCAGAACAACGCCCAGACCGCCCGCAGCGCCGATGCGCGTGCTGCAGAGGTCCGCAAGGCTGCAGATGCCGGGGCCGAGGCCATGACGCGCGCCGTGCAATCGGTTGAGGCGATTCAGCAGGGAGCGCGGCGCATGACCGAAATCATTGGCGTCATCGACAGCATCGCTTTCCAGACCAACATCCTGGCCCTGAATGCTGCCGTTGAAGCCGCACGGGCTGGCGAACAAGGCCGTGGCTTTGCGGTGGTGGCGGGCGAGGTGCGCACCTTGGCCAAGCGTTCAGGCGACGCGGCGCGCGAGATCCGTGAGTTGATTGGTGCGTCCGTCAATCAGGTCGAGGCCAGTGCCGGCCTTATCCGTTCAGCGGGTGAGGGCATTGCCAACATGGCGGGTGGTATCCGCAGCGTAGCGGCCAGCATGACCGAAATATCCGGCTCCAGCGCCGAACAAAGCACTGGCCTGAGCGAGGTAAGTTCGGCCGTGCAGCAGCTCGACCAGATCACCCAGCACAACGCGCAGATGGTGGGCCATGCCGTTCACCAGGCCGAGGCCTTGGAACACCGGGCATCGACCTTGTCGCAGGCCGTTTCGGCGTTTCGTTTGCAACAGGGTACGGCCGATGAGGCCGTGACAATGGTCCAGAAGGCCGTTGCCTTGCACAAGACCACCTCGAAAGAGCAGTTCCTGCGCAGCGTGACGGACAAGAGCCAGCCCTACTACGACCGGGATATGTATGTGTTCGTGCTCGACACCTCCGGGACCTATCGGGCGTTTGGTGGCAATCAGGCCAAAGTCGGAACGCGCGTGCAGGACATTCCCGGTATCGCGGGCGACCGGCTGGTGAGTGACATCGTTACGCAGGCAGATCACGCGCCGGGTTGGGTGGAATACGACATCAACAACCCTTCGACGGGGGCGGTCCAGACCAAGATGTCGTACGTGAGCCGGGTGGGAGATCTGTATGTGGGCTGCGGGGTTTACAAGTCCCTGGCCGCGCGGTAG
- the rsxB gene encoding electron transport complex subunit RsxB, whose product MIRSQEASTPRTASTDLAARIDAVLPQTQCTRCGYPDCATYAQAIADGLAAINQCPPGGTEGIARVAAITGHTPVPLSEEHGIEGPRAVAFIDEAWCIGCTLCIKACPTDAIVGSNKMMHTIIEPYCTGCELCIPVCPVDCIQLDNVTGAATGWAAWSPPLAQQARDRYLQHLQRIPLEVDTDDTVANEADNANAPAAIVAAESADARKAAIAAAMERARQRRNHGQI is encoded by the coding sequence TTGATTCGCTCCCAAGAAGCCAGCACGCCACGGACTGCATCGACAGATCTCGCAGCGCGGATTGATGCGGTGTTGCCTCAGACGCAGTGCACGCGCTGCGGTTATCCTGACTGCGCTACCTATGCGCAAGCCATTGCGGATGGGCTGGCGGCCATCAACCAGTGCCCGCCAGGTGGCACAGAGGGCATTGCGCGTGTGGCCGCCATCACCGGCCACACGCCTGTGCCCCTGAGTGAAGAGCACGGTATCGAAGGGCCACGGGCTGTCGCGTTCATTGACGAGGCCTGGTGCATCGGTTGCACGCTGTGTATCAAGGCCTGCCCCACGGATGCCATCGTGGGCTCCAACAAGATGATGCACACAATTATCGAGCCCTATTGCACGGGTTGCGAGCTGTGTATCCCGGTATGCCCTGTGGACTGCATCCAACTGGACAACGTCACCGGGGCGGCTACGGGCTGGGCGGCATGGTCACCCCCACTTGCCCAGCAGGCCCGTGACCGATATCTCCAACACCTTCAGCGTATTCCGCTGGAAGTGGACACGGATGACACGGTGGCAAACGAAGCTGACAACGCAAATGCGCCTGCGGCCATCGTGGCGGCGGAGAGTGCCGATGCGCGCAAAGCGGCCATTGCCGCTGCCATGGAACGCGCAAGACAACGCAGAAACCACGGCCAAATCTGA
- the phaZ gene encoding polyhydroxyalkanoate depolymerase produces the protein MLYHIYETQRSLMEPFTDFAQAASKLFSNPVSPLSQTSAAQRMAAGYDLLYRLGKDYEKPTFDIHTVDVDGVGVAIHERIEVNKPFCELRRFKRFSDDPATLTKLKTQPVVLIVAPLSGHYSTLLRDTVRTMLKDHKVYITDWKNARLVPLSEGEFHLDDYVNYVQEFIRHLQGEYGNCHVISVCQPTVPVLAAVSLMASRGEKTPLTMTMMGGPIDARKSPTSVNNLATNRSFEWFENNVIYRVPEKFPGAGRRVYPGFLQYTGFVAMNPDRHATSHYDYFKDLIKGDDASVEAHRKFYDEYNAVLDMDADYYLETIRTVFQDYKLVHGTWDVRSPAGKIERVRPQDITTTALFTVEGELDDISGSGQTEAAHDLCSGIVRKEQRHLEAKGAGHYGIFSGRRWRDLVYPKVRQFILEHEVPQKKSAEPAVTTTVATVVETAAAPVRAKAPAAKPVVKVAKVATKAPTAVKVPATPVRATAKKTTAAPAVATRWVKPEAATQAATGAAEPVKADLGTAKAAAVTAAPAGPRSRTSSKARKA, from the coding sequence ATGCTGTATCACATCTACGAAACCCAACGCTCCTTGATGGAGCCCTTCACGGACTTTGCGCAGGCGGCTTCCAAGTTGTTCAGCAATCCGGTGTCGCCACTGAGCCAGACCTCTGCGGCACAACGCATGGCCGCTGGCTACGATCTGCTCTACCGCTTGGGCAAGGACTACGAAAAGCCGACGTTTGATATTCATACCGTGGACGTTGATGGTGTGGGCGTGGCGATCCACGAGCGCATCGAAGTCAACAAACCGTTTTGCGAGCTGCGCCGCTTCAAGCGGTTTTCGGACGACCCCGCCACGCTGACCAAGCTCAAAACCCAGCCCGTGGTGCTGATCGTGGCGCCGCTGTCAGGGCACTACTCCACCTTGCTGCGTGACACCGTGCGCACCATGCTCAAGGACCACAAGGTCTACATCACCGACTGGAAAAATGCACGTCTGGTGCCTCTGTCCGAAGGTGAGTTTCACCTGGATGACTACGTCAATTACGTGCAGGAGTTCATCCGCCACCTGCAAGGCGAATATGGCAACTGCCATGTGATCAGCGTTTGCCAACCCACCGTGCCTGTGCTGGCTGCTGTGTCGCTGATGGCCAGCCGTGGCGAGAAAACCCCGCTGACCATGACCATGATGGGCGGGCCTATTGATGCCCGCAAGTCCCCCACATCAGTGAACAACCTGGCCACCAACCGCAGCTTCGAGTGGTTCGAGAACAACGTGATCTACCGGGTGCCGGAGAAGTTTCCGGGCGCTGGTCGCCGCGTGTACCCCGGCTTTCTCCAGTACACAGGGTTTGTGGCCATGAACCCAGACCGCCACGCGACAAGCCACTACGACTACTTCAAGGACCTGATCAAGGGCGACGACGCCAGCGTCGAGGCCCACCGCAAGTTCTATGACGAGTACAACGCGGTGCTGGACATGGATGCAGACTACTACCTGGAAACCATCCGGACCGTGTTTCAGGACTACAAATTGGTGCATGGCACCTGGGATGTGCGTTCGCCCGCAGGCAAGATCGAGCGCGTGCGCCCGCAAGACATCACCACCACCGCGCTATTCACCGTGGAAGGCGAGCTGGACGACATCTCAGGCTCCGGTCAAACCGAAGCCGCTCATGACCTGTGCAGCGGCATTGTGCGCAAGGAACAGCGCCACCTGGAGGCCAAGGGAGCCGGCCACTACGGCATCTTCAGCGGCCGCCGCTGGCGCGATCTGGTGTATCCCAAGGTGCGCCAATTCATCCTTGAGCACGAAGTGCCACAGAAAAAGAGCGCCGAGCCTGCAGTAACGACCACGGTCGCAACGGTGGTCGAAACGGCTGCAGCCCCCGTGCGGGCCAAGGCCCCTGCGGCCAAACCCGTGGTGAAGGTGGCAAAAGTAGCCACCAAAGCCCCGACAGCCGTCAAAGTGCCTGCAACTCCCGTCCGGGCCACCGCAAAAAAGACCACAGCAGCCCCTGCAGTGGCAACGCGTTGGGTCAAGCCTGAGGCAGCAACGCAAGCGGCCACGGGTGCCGCAGAGCCTGTCAAGGCCGATCTTGGCACGGCCAAAGCTGCTGCTGTGACGGCAGCACCGGCTGGCCCTCGCAGCCGCACCAGCAGCAAGGCACGCAAGGCTTGA